One part of the Salinimonas iocasae genome encodes these proteins:
- a CDS encoding chemotaxis protein CheW: MAENNTVSQDEVMQDYLDSLLKEPAPVDPVSQTTARLLEKASEQFLDDEATTEQFEQVVVDAESEDAVVSEDTTPVIEQSEEASADVQVVSDPATSAMALKDQLEESFQALFFEVAGLTLAVPLITLGGIHNLEKVGPLFGKPDWFKGVMLHREQKINVVDTAMWVMPEKYDQNLSEALNYQYLIMLGDSLWGLASDKLVNTVTLSKDEVKWRESNSKRPWLAGMVKERMCALVDVNQLILMLNNGLGSQD; the protein is encoded by the coding sequence ATGGCTGAAAATAATACAGTTTCACAGGATGAGGTTATGCAGGACTATCTTGATAGTCTGCTTAAAGAGCCGGCACCTGTAGATCCTGTTAGTCAGACAACAGCAAGACTGCTGGAAAAAGCCTCTGAGCAGTTCCTTGATGATGAGGCTACCACAGAGCAGTTTGAGCAGGTGGTGGTAGACGCTGAATCAGAAGATGCAGTAGTGTCTGAAGACACTACACCAGTAATAGAGCAGTCTGAAGAAGCGTCTGCAGACGTCCAGGTTGTCAGCGATCCGGCAACATCCGCGATGGCGCTGAAAGATCAGCTTGAGGAGTCGTTCCAGGCGTTATTTTTTGAAGTGGCCGGTCTGACCCTGGCGGTACCTCTGATAACCCTTGGTGGTATTCACAACTTGGAGAAGGTTGGGCCGCTGTTTGGTAAACCCGATTGGTTTAAGGGCGTCATGCTGCACCGGGAACAAAAAATCAACGTTGTGGATACCGCAATGTGGGTTATGCCGGAAAAATACGATCAAAATCTGTCAGAGGCACTAAACTATCAATATTTGATAATGCTGGGTGACAGCCTGTGGGGACTGGCCAGCGATAAACTGGTCAACACGGTGACCTTATCAAAAGATGAAGTGAAGTGGCGCGAATCCAACTCCAAGCGTCCTTGGCTGGCAGGAATGGTAAAAGAAAGAATGTGTGCGTTAGTTGATGTAAACCAGCTAATATTAATGCTAAACAATGGCTTAGGCAGTCAGGATTAA
- a CDS encoding homocysteine S-methyltransferase family protein, whose translation MSVTSNRFDQLSNAAQERILVLDGAMGTMIQQHKLDESHYRGEQYADWPSELKGNNDLLSVTQPDLVYQIHCDYLAAGADIIETNTFNATPIAMADYGMQAESRLINIESAKIARRAADDFTRQTPDKPRFVAGVLGPTNRTASISPDVNDPGKRNVTFDQLVAAYTESCEALIEGGVDIIMLETIFDTLNAKAAAFAVQGVFDRLGERLPVMVSGTITDASGRTLSGQTAEAFYYSLRHIEPFSFGLNCALGPDLLRQYVAEIAAISECLVSAHPNAGLPNEFGEYDLEADQMAAHIQEWASSGLVNIVGGCCGSTPEHIQALANAVAALPPRDVPRFDVKMRLSGLEPFVH comes from the coding sequence ATTAGTGTGACCAGTAATCGTTTTGACCAACTCTCAAACGCAGCGCAAGAGCGGATTCTTGTATTAGATGGCGCAATGGGAACGATGATTCAGCAGCATAAACTGGATGAGTCACATTATCGGGGTGAGCAGTATGCAGACTGGCCCAGCGAGCTTAAAGGTAACAACGATTTGTTGTCGGTAACCCAACCTGACCTGGTTTATCAGATTCACTGTGATTACCTGGCGGCCGGTGCTGATATTATTGAGACAAATACATTTAATGCCACTCCCATTGCGATGGCCGATTATGGTATGCAGGCAGAGTCGCGACTGATTAATATTGAGTCTGCGAAAATTGCACGCCGGGCCGCTGATGACTTTACCCGGCAGACACCTGATAAACCGCGTTTTGTGGCAGGTGTGTTAGGGCCTACAAACCGCACGGCCTCCATTTCACCGGATGTTAACGATCCCGGCAAGCGCAATGTGACTTTCGATCAGCTTGTGGCAGCATACACCGAATCGTGCGAGGCACTGATTGAAGGCGGCGTTGATATTATTATGCTGGAAACAATATTCGACACGCTCAACGCCAAAGCAGCGGCATTTGCCGTGCAGGGTGTGTTCGACAGGCTCGGTGAGCGGCTACCGGTTATGGTGTCAGGTACCATCACCGACGCATCGGGCAGGACATTATCAGGCCAGACGGCTGAAGCCTTTTACTATTCCCTGCGTCATATCGAACCGTTCTCCTTTGGGCTGAACTGTGCATTAGGCCCAGATTTATTACGTCAGTATGTGGCTGAAATCGCGGCGATTTCAGAATGTCTGGTGTCTGCGCATCCAAACGCTGGCTTGCCGAATGAGTTTGGTGAATATGATCTTGAAGCTGACCAGATGGCTGCGCACATTCAGGAATGGGCGTCGTCCGGGCTGGTCAATATTGTCGGCGGCTGTTGCGGCAGCACGCCGGAACATATTCAGGCGCTAGCAAATGCCGTAGCGGCGCTTCCGCCACGCGACGTTCCCCGGTTTGACGTGAAAATGCGTTTGTCCGGTCTTGAACCATTTGTCCATTAG
- a CDS encoding ParA family protein yields the protein MRTWTIANQKGGVGKTTTTVTLGGLLAQQGKQVLLIDTDPHASLSYYFGVDADTLTSSVYDIFVNKATIDADTVLNCLCPTKVDGLYLLPASMALATLDRQMGSEPGMGLILKKALATVSQKFDFALIDCPPVLGVLMVNALAACDKVLVPVQTEFLALKGLDRMMKTLKIMGRSLDKQFDTLIVPTMFDRRTNAAIKAQARLMTDYKQDVWQGMIPVDTRFRDASLAQLPASVAFPKTRGVHAYQQLLERLSVSKAHG from the coding sequence GTGAGAACCTGGACGATTGCCAATCAGAAAGGTGGCGTGGGCAAAACTACCACGACAGTCACTCTGGGCGGCCTGCTCGCTCAGCAGGGAAAGCAGGTGCTACTTATTGATACCGACCCCCATGCATCCCTTAGCTATTACTTTGGCGTGGATGCCGATACGCTTACCAGTTCGGTTTACGATATTTTTGTTAATAAAGCCACCATCGATGCCGATACAGTGCTTAACTGTCTGTGTCCGACAAAGGTCGACGGGCTTTATCTATTGCCAGCGTCTATGGCTCTGGCAACGTTGGACCGTCAGATGGGTAGCGAGCCGGGGATGGGGCTGATACTCAAAAAAGCACTGGCCACAGTAAGTCAAAAGTTCGACTTTGCGCTTATTGATTGTCCGCCGGTATTAGGTGTTTTGATGGTTAATGCGCTGGCAGCGTGTGACAAAGTGCTGGTACCGGTACAAACAGAGTTTCTGGCTCTCAAAGGGTTGGACAGAATGATGAAAACATTGAAAATCATGGGACGCTCGCTGGATAAGCAGTTTGATACCCTGATTGTTCCAACTATGTTCGACCGGCGCACAAATGCTGCGATTAAAGCGCAGGCGCGGTTAATGACAGATTACAAACAGGATGTGTGGCAAGGCATGATCCCGGTGGACACCCGTTTTCGCGACGCCAGCCTGGCACAGCTTCCTGCATCCGTTGCTTTCCCCAAGACCCGGGGAGTGCATGCGTATCAACAGTTACTGGAAAGACTTTCGGTGAGTAAAGCTCATGGCTGA
- the metA gene encoding homoserine O-acetyltransferase MetA, with amino-acid sequence MPIRIPEQLPAQDVLLGENIFTMDSLRASHQDIRPLEVGILNLMPNKIETEVQLLRLLSNTPLQINVDLIRIDNQAPKNTPQSHMDAFYHEFSQVAHKKYDGLMVTGAPLAHLDYEQVKYWSNMQAIFDWAEKNVQSTLYLCWAAHAAMFHHYGVNRHLRAEKISGVFEHQVLDQHNELLRGFDPVFFAPHSRFGHIESAQYSGVDGLSVLAESSDAGAYIAASDDKRKVFVTGHPEYDPETLHEEFQRDTDAGLSPVVPVNYYPQDDPSQSPLVRWRSHGSLLFTNWLNYHVYQTTPYDLNSLSGSDSPSNED; translated from the coding sequence ATGCCAATCAGAATACCCGAACAACTTCCGGCACAGGATGTCTTGCTGGGAGAAAATATTTTCACCATGGACAGCCTGCGAGCTTCGCATCAGGATATTCGTCCGCTGGAAGTCGGTATCCTGAATCTGATGCCGAATAAAATTGAAACGGAAGTGCAACTGTTAAGGCTACTGTCCAATACACCGCTGCAGATTAATGTCGATTTAATTCGTATTGATAATCAGGCACCCAAGAATACGCCGCAGTCCCATATGGATGCGTTTTATCATGAGTTTTCTCAGGTGGCGCACAAAAAATATGATGGGCTGATGGTAACGGGGGCCCCACTTGCACATTTGGATTACGAGCAGGTGAAGTATTGGTCTAACATGCAGGCGATCTTCGACTGGGCAGAAAAAAATGTGCAATCTACGCTGTATCTTTGCTGGGCAGCGCATGCGGCTATGTTTCATCACTATGGGGTAAACCGTCATTTGCGGGCAGAAAAAATATCGGGCGTGTTCGAACATCAGGTCCTGGACCAACACAATGAACTGCTACGAGGGTTTGACCCGGTGTTTTTTGCACCACACTCTCGTTTTGGTCATATTGAATCGGCCCAATATAGTGGGGTAGATGGACTGAGCGTTCTTGCTGAATCATCTGATGCCGGGGCGTATATTGCTGCCAGTGATGACAAGCGTAAAGTATTTGTAACCGGACACCCGGAGTACGATCCGGAAACGCTGCACGAAGAATTTCAGCGCGACACCGATGCCGGCCTTTCGCCTGTCGTTCCTGTGAATTACTATCCGCAGGACGACCCTTCGCAGTCACCGTTGGTGCGGTGGCGCTCCCACGGCAGCCTGTTATTTACCAACTGGCTGAATTATCACGTTTATCAGACCACACCGTATGATTTAAACTCACTGTCAGGCAGTGATTCACCAAGTAACGAGGATTAG
- the metH gene encoding methionine synthase, which produces MTAEFSTFINIGERTNVTGSARFKRLIMDGEYETALDVARQQVENGAQIIDVNMDEAMLDSVEAMTTFLNLIASEPDISRVPIMIDSSKWEVIEAGLKCVQGKAIVNSISIKEGEEQFIHQATLIKRYGAATVVMAFDEKGQADTQARKVEICQRSYKILTEKVGFAPEDIIFDPNIFAVATGIEEHNNYAVDFIEATREIRKTCPHSHISGGLSNISFSFRGNNPVREAMHSVFLYHAIRAGMDMGIVNAGQLEVYDEIPDELREAVEDVILNRRDDATERLLDIAPNYQGDGKAAAKEDLSWREASVNKRLEHALVKGITDYIIDDTEEARQQAERPLHVIEGPLMDGMNVVGDLFGEGKMFLPQVVKSARVMKKAVAHLQPYIEAEKSDDNKSAGKILLATVKGDVHDIGKNIVGVVLQCNNFEVIDLGVMVPCEKILQTAREENVDMIGLSGLITPSLDEMVHVAKEMERQEFDLPLLIGGATTSKAHTAVKIEQNYHAPVAYVANASRAVGVCQKLLNRASRDIYAADLAKEYDKVRDQHARKKPRSRPITIQEARDNAANVDFSEPPVKPNQPGVTPVTVDLQTLRDYIDWTPFFLTWSLAGKYPRILNDEVVGEQARTLFEDANTMLDDVITNNSLQAKGVVGLFPANRRGDDIEIYADDTRSTIIGVSHHLRQQTLKEKFPNYCLSDFVAEKGSNVEDYIGAFAVTAGIGEEALAKAFDQAGDDYNAIMVKAVADRLAEAFAEYLHEQVRKHYWGYAPEENLDNDALIREKYQGIRPAPGYAACPEHTEKQLIWDLLDAEKHTEMSLTESYAMWPGASVSGWYFSHPQARYFAVAQIQEDQVEDYAQRKGWDIDTARKWLGPNLN; this is translated from the coding sequence GTGACAGCAGAATTTTCTACATTTATTAATATCGGCGAGCGAACTAACGTTACCGGCTCAGCCCGCTTCAAGCGCCTGATTATGGACGGCGAGTATGAAACGGCACTGGATGTTGCGCGTCAGCAGGTGGAAAACGGCGCGCAGATTATCGATGTGAACATGGATGAAGCCATGTTGGATTCGGTGGAAGCAATGACCACATTTCTGAACTTAATCGCCTCAGAGCCTGACATCAGCCGCGTGCCCATTATGATTGACTCATCTAAATGGGAAGTTATTGAGGCCGGCCTTAAGTGCGTGCAGGGTAAGGCTATTGTTAACTCAATCAGTATCAAAGAAGGTGAGGAACAATTTATTCATCAGGCCACGCTGATAAAGCGCTATGGCGCAGCCACAGTAGTAATGGCATTTGATGAAAAAGGGCAGGCTGACACACAGGCCCGTAAGGTCGAAATTTGTCAGCGCAGCTATAAAATCCTGACTGAAAAAGTAGGCTTTGCACCGGAAGACATTATTTTTGACCCGAACATTTTTGCGGTCGCTACGGGCATTGAAGAGCATAACAATTACGCTGTGGATTTTATCGAAGCCACGCGCGAAATTCGTAAGACATGTCCGCACTCGCATATTTCCGGCGGCCTTTCCAATATCTCGTTTTCATTTCGTGGTAATAATCCGGTGCGTGAAGCCATGCACTCAGTGTTTTTGTATCACGCTATCCGGGCCGGGATGGATATGGGCATCGTTAACGCAGGGCAGTTGGAAGTTTACGACGAGATTCCGGATGAGCTACGCGAAGCCGTTGAAGACGTCATATTAAACCGGCGTGACGATGCTACCGAACGACTGCTGGACATCGCGCCCAATTATCAGGGAGACGGTAAAGCGGCGGCCAAGGAAGATTTATCCTGGCGTGAGGCGTCCGTGAATAAACGTCTGGAACACGCGCTGGTAAAAGGTATTACCGATTACATCATTGATGACACCGAGGAGGCACGCCAGCAGGCTGAACGACCTTTGCATGTTATTGAAGGGCCGTTGATGGATGGCATGAACGTGGTCGGAGACCTGTTTGGTGAGGGGAAGATGTTCTTACCGCAGGTGGTGAAATCGGCACGCGTTATGAAAAAAGCGGTAGCGCATCTGCAGCCTTATATCGAAGCGGAAAAGAGCGACGATAATAAAAGTGCCGGCAAAATATTGCTGGCTACAGTAAAGGGTGATGTTCACGATATCGGTAAAAATATTGTGGGCGTAGTGTTGCAGTGTAATAACTTCGAGGTTATCGATTTAGGCGTCATGGTGCCCTGTGAAAAGATTCTGCAGACCGCGCGGGAAGAGAATGTTGATATGATTGGCTTATCCGGTCTAATTACTCCTTCGCTGGATGAGATGGTCCATGTTGCAAAAGAAATGGAACGCCAGGAATTTGATTTACCGCTGCTGATTGGTGGTGCCACAACATCCAAAGCACATACAGCAGTTAAGATAGAGCAAAATTATCATGCGCCGGTGGCTTACGTGGCAAATGCCAGTCGTGCGGTTGGGGTTTGCCAGAAGCTATTGAACCGGGCGAGCCGGGATATATACGCTGCGGATTTGGCAAAAGAGTACGATAAGGTGCGCGATCAGCACGCCCGTAAAAAGCCACGCTCCAGACCGATTACCATTCAGGAGGCCAGAGATAACGCGGCAAACGTCGACTTTTCTGAGCCACCGGTAAAGCCAAACCAACCCGGCGTGACGCCGGTGACGGTTGATTTGCAAACACTGCGTGATTATATCGACTGGACCCCTTTCTTTTTAACCTGGTCACTGGCGGGCAAATATCCACGCATTCTTAATGATGAGGTAGTGGGTGAGCAGGCCCGTACCTTGTTTGAAGATGCGAATACCATGCTGGATGATGTTATTACCAATAACAGCCTGCAGGCAAAAGGGGTTGTCGGGCTGTTTCCGGCCAACCGGCGCGGTGATGATATCGAAATTTATGCGGATGATACCCGCAGCACCATTATTGGTGTTTCTCATCATTTGCGTCAGCAAACGCTCAAAGAGAAATTTCCGAATTATTGCCTGTCAGATTTTGTGGCCGAAAAAGGCAGTAACGTAGAAGATTATATTGGTGCGTTCGCCGTCACCGCGGGTATAGGCGAAGAGGCGCTGGCAAAAGCGTTTGACCAGGCTGGCGATGATTACAACGCTATCATGGTTAAAGCCGTGGCGGACCGCCTGGCTGAAGCGTTTGCCGAATATCTGCATGAACAGGTAAGAAAGCATTACTGGGGATATGCGCCAGAAGAAAACCTGGACAATGACGCGCTTATCCGGGAAAAGTATCAGGGGATTCGACCGGCACCGGGTTACGCGGCCTGTCCCGAACATACAGAGAAGCAACTTATCTGGGATTTACTCGATGCTGAAAAGCATACAGAAATGTCGCTGACAGAAAGTTATGCCATGTGGCCCGGGGCGTCAGTATCCGGCTGGTATTTTTCTCACCCACAGGCCCGTTACTTTGCGGTAGCGCAAATCCAGGAAGATCAGGTTGAAGATTATGCGCAGCGTAAGGGCTGGGATATCGACACCGCACGTAAATGGCTTGGGCCGAATCTGAATTAA
- a CDS encoding DUF2802 domain-containing protein — MNASQFSVLALAIAAIALVLLVAFCIQSFQYRKRTEQTLETLRQQVASVSAQSKDVGHQVEEQQNRSLVQSKHIQQLQEEITGFNNQIREVKLQDPSMRMYQRAAELVKQGASLEEVMESCDIPRAEAELIVTIHKK, encoded by the coding sequence ATGAATGCATCACAATTTTCTGTACTTGCGCTGGCCATCGCTGCCATTGCACTGGTATTGCTTGTGGCATTCTGTATTCAATCTTTTCAGTACCGTAAGCGCACCGAGCAAACACTGGAGACACTCAGGCAACAGGTGGCATCAGTAAGCGCCCAGTCCAAAGATGTAGGGCATCAGGTAGAAGAGCAACAAAACCGCTCCTTGGTGCAAAGTAAGCATATCCAGCAATTACAGGAAGAAATCACCGGGTTTAATAACCAGATCCGCGAAGTAAAACTGCAGGACCCGTCTATGCGCATGTATCAGCGCGCTGCAGAACTGGTCAAACAGGGCGCCTCACTAGAAGAAGTAATGGAGTCATGTGATATTCCAAGAGCGGAAGCAGAGCTCATCGTTACTATTCACAAAAAATAA
- a CDS encoding endonuclease/exonuclease/phosphatase family protein — MSVVVCLTAQFVTNAAVGDSGSQVEYTNHDGAMYGNLPNCIQAMQSFTIAESPQKPALLLPGNTLSILSWNVQKGADEGWLADLKRLGTGRQLVLLQEALLTPKMHDTQTGQLFWSFAPGYSTEAFRSGLLMFSGVAPDIVCRLQILEPWLGSPKATGAALFAIPGRAHGLLVVNLHAVNFSFGLSDFERQLTQINQLLRAVNGPAVVVGDFNTWRNGRLKKMKKLMSGAGLREVSFPVDKRVRFFGLPLDYIWARGLRRESSFTEAVMTSDHNPLMATFRLDGRQTNATK; from the coding sequence ATGTCTGTAGTGGTTTGTCTGACGGCGCAATTTGTCACGAACGCGGCGGTTGGTGATTCCGGTTCACAGGTTGAATACACCAATCATGATGGTGCGATGTACGGCAACCTACCCAACTGTATTCAGGCAATGCAATCCTTTACGATCGCCGAATCCCCCCAGAAGCCGGCACTGCTGCTCCCTGGCAATACTCTCAGCATACTGAGCTGGAACGTACAAAAAGGCGCAGATGAAGGGTGGCTAGCCGATCTCAAAAGGCTGGGCACAGGGCGACAGCTTGTACTGCTGCAGGAAGCATTACTTACTCCGAAAATGCATGATACGCAAACAGGCCAGCTGTTCTGGTCGTTTGCGCCGGGGTACAGCACAGAGGCCTTTCGCAGTGGCCTGCTGATGTTCAGTGGCGTTGCGCCTGATATTGTATGCCGGCTTCAGATCCTGGAGCCGTGGCTTGGCAGTCCCAAGGCTACAGGAGCTGCGTTGTTTGCTATACCGGGTCGAGCCCATGGCTTGTTGGTGGTCAATTTGCATGCAGTGAACTTTAGTTTTGGACTGTCTGATTTTGAGCGTCAATTAACCCAGATTAACCAACTGCTCCGTGCTGTAAACGGACCCGCTGTGGTTGTCGGAGACTTCAATACCTGGCGCAACGGACGACTTAAGAAGATGAAAAAACTGATGAGCGGTGCTGGATTGCGGGAAGTGTCATTCCCGGTGGATAAACGAGTCAGGTTTTTCGGGCTGCCGTTGGACTATATCTGGGCGAGAGGGTTGCGGCGTGAGAGTAGCTTTACTGAAGCGGTGATGACCTCAGATCATAATCCACTCATGGCCACATTTCGACTTGATGGGAGACAAACTAATGCTACCAAATAA
- a CDS encoding protein-glutamate methylesterase/protein-glutamine glutaminase, translated as MAFKVLVVDDSTFYRRRVRDILNADRELEVVGEARNGQEAVDMLGRISVDVITMDVEMPVMDGISAVKAIMNQRPVPILMFSSLTHQGAQATLDALEAGALDFLPKKFEEIASERQQAAGVLRTKVRLLARRGTGMRRPAMSSSNTAGMPSMPRNAPKSTFLRSSSVLTGQKDAAVIPSVSSVTRSGKSYQCLAVGASTGGPVALQKLLTPLPADFPYPILLVQHMPGTFTAAFAQRLDNQCAINVKEACSGDILQPGCAYLAPGGKQMLVQRRQTGVSLQVVEFDDSALTYKPSVDVTFESVAQAFGGDVMGVILTGMGADGKEGSATLKQKGASIWAQDQASCVVYGMPQAVAKANIAHKSISIDDMAGCILSEMMPVA; from the coding sequence ATGGCTTTCAAAGTTCTGGTGGTAGACGACTCAACATTCTACCGCCGACGTGTTCGAGACATTTTAAACGCAGACCGCGAACTGGAAGTGGTCGGAGAAGCCCGGAACGGTCAGGAAGCAGTCGATATGCTTGGACGCATATCGGTAGACGTTATCACCATGGATGTTGAGATGCCGGTGATGGATGGTATCAGCGCTGTAAAAGCGATAATGAACCAGCGGCCTGTTCCTATCCTTATGTTTTCTTCGCTTACCCATCAGGGCGCGCAGGCGACGCTGGATGCGCTGGAGGCCGGTGCGCTGGACTTCCTGCCTAAAAAGTTCGAGGAAATCGCCTCAGAACGTCAACAGGCAGCGGGCGTATTGCGCACCAAGGTCAGACTGCTGGCCCGGCGTGGAACGGGCATGCGTCGGCCCGCAATGAGTAGCAGTAATACTGCGGGTATGCCATCCATGCCCCGAAACGCACCTAAATCGACTTTCTTGCGTTCCTCATCGGTATTAACCGGTCAAAAGGATGCTGCTGTTATTCCATCGGTATCCTCTGTTACTCGCTCGGGTAAAAGTTATCAATGCCTGGCGGTGGGAGCCTCTACCGGTGGGCCCGTTGCGTTACAAAAATTACTTACCCCTTTACCTGCAGATTTCCCTTATCCTATTTTGCTGGTCCAGCATATGCCGGGAACATTTACTGCAGCGTTTGCGCAGCGTCTTGATAATCAGTGTGCAATTAATGTTAAAGAAGCATGCTCGGGTGATATTTTGCAGCCAGGTTGTGCTTATCTGGCACCCGGCGGTAAACAGATGCTTGTGCAAAGACGTCAGACGGGCGTTTCGCTGCAGGTAGTGGAATTTGATGATAGTGCACTGACTTACAAGCCCAGCGTTGATGTGACCTTTGAAAGTGTCGCACAGGCTTTTGGTGGCGATGTCATGGGCGTTATTCTCACCGGTATGGGCGCGGATGGTAAGGAAGGCAGCGCGACGCTTAAGCAAAAAGGGGCAAGTATCTGGGCGCAGGATCAGGCGTCATGCGTTGTATACGGTATGCCCCAGGCTGTAGCTAAAGCGAATATTGCGCATAAGAGCATCAGCATCGACGATATGGCTGGGTGTATTCTCAGCGAAATGATGCCGGTAGCGTAG
- a CDS encoding chemotaxis protein CheW encodes MSEERATNNTPDSNDQVLQWVTFRLGDETYGINVMQVQEVLRYTEIAPVPGAPDYVLGIINLRGNVVTVIDTRSRFGLPGSETTDNTRIVIIESDEQVVGILVDSVAEVVYLKTSEIDSAPNVGTEESAKFIQGVSNRDGELLILVDLNKLLSDDEWDELANL; translated from the coding sequence ATGAGTGAAGAAAGAGCAACCAATAATACACCAGATAGTAACGACCAGGTATTACAGTGGGTGACTTTCCGTTTAGGTGACGAGACCTACGGTATCAATGTAATGCAGGTACAGGAAGTATTACGCTATACGGAAATAGCGCCGGTTCCGGGCGCGCCTGATTATGTGCTGGGTATCATCAATTTGCGCGGTAACGTTGTAACGGTTATTGATACGCGCTCGCGCTTTGGTTTACCCGGCTCAGAAACGACTGACAACACGCGTATTGTGATCATCGAATCCGATGAACAGGTCGTGGGTATTCTGGTCGACAGCGTTGCCGAAGTGGTTTATCTGAAAACATCAGAAATAGACAGCGCGCCGAATGTTGGTACAGAAGAAAGTGCCAAGTTTATCCAGGGTGTAAGCAACCGTGACGGCGAATTATTGATACTGGTAGATCTGAATAAGCTGCTCAGTGACGATGAATGGGATGAGTTAGCTAACCTGTAA